One Actinomycetes bacterium genomic window, TACCAAACATGCGGAAAGCGAACTGGCAGTGGTTAACATGGCCCTGGGGGCTTCTTTTACCGGAGCCAGGTCTATGCTGGCCACCTCGGGAGGTGGTTTTGCACTGATGAATGAAGGCCTTTCTGCTGCTGCCATGACCGAAACACCCCTGGTAATGGTTTTATCCCAGAGACCTGCGCCGGCCACCGGTCTTCCTACCTGGACCGAACAGGGAGATATGCTGTTTGCAGTACATGCAGCACATGGCGAATTTTTGAGGATAGTCCTGGCCCCCGGAGATCCGGAAGAGTGCTTCTACCTTACCGGAAAAGCATTTAACCTGGCCGATAAATACCAGATACCAGTAATAATACTTCTGGATAAACACCTCTCGGAAAGCCATTTTTCCTATGAAAAATTTGATTCCTCAAAAATCAAGGTAGATCGGGGAAAACTGATTTCAGAACCCATAAAGGAAGGCAAAGACTACAAAAGATATGAGATAAATTCCAGTGGTGTATCTCCAAGAGTGGTATGCGGCACCCCTGGGGGCGTACATATTGCCAATACTGACGAACACGACCAGCATGGCTTCTCCAATGAAGATGCCAATAACCGTAAGGAAATGATGGACAAAAGATTCGATAAAATTAAAGAGCTGGTAAAAGATATTGACCCTCCCAGGGTTTACGGACCCCCGGAAGCTGAAATAACCTGCTGGAGCTGGGGATCCTGCAAGGGTCCCATTCTGGAAGCCATGAAGACACTTAACCGGGACCAGAAAAAAGTAAACCTGGTACACTTTAACTACCTCTACCCCTTCCTGGTAGACCCGGTAGTTAAACTGATGAAGGACAGCAACCGTAATGTAATAATTGAAAACAACAAAACCTCCCAGCTGGGCAAACTATTGATGCTGAATACCGGAACCAAGATTAACAACCGGATACTGAAATACAATGGGAGACAGTTTCTGCCGGAAGAAATTATTTCGGGCATAGAACAACTATAAGGGAGCAAAAGTTATGAATAAAAAAGAAACAGAACTAAAACCCGAGGACTTTAACACCCATATTAGGCCCACCTGGTGCCTGGGATGCGGAAACTACGGTATATGGAATGCAATGAAA contains:
- a CDS encoding 2-oxoacid:acceptor oxidoreductase subunit alpha; amino-acid sequence: MKTENVSIKIGGEAGYGIMSTGFMLSKVFAKKGYFVLDTNEYPSLIKGGHNTYTIRVGTSPIYSISKSIDILIALDKKTIDIHREEISYNSHIIYDEQDYSSQDIGGKRKDLNYMAVPFTKIIEEVKAPRVMRNNVALGAVLALVGISFDLLETAIKQQFQHKGDKVVELNTRAAGLGYKYIKEKLNNSTPYSLEEVKQKNKMLVTGNDAVFLGAVRSGCKFYAAYPMTPSSSILHSFASIEDDYNIVTKHAESELAVVNMALGASFTGARSMLATSGGGFALMNEGLSAAAMTETPLVMVLSQRPAPATGLPTWTEQGDMLFAVHAAHGEFLRIVLAPGDPEECFYLTGKAFNLADKYQIPVIILLDKHLSESHFSYEKFDSSKIKVDRGKLISEPIKEGKDYKRYEINSSGVSPRVVCGTPGGVHIANTDEHDQHGFSNEDANNRKEMMDKRFDKIKELVKDIDPPRVYGPPEAEITCWSWGSCKGPILEAMKTLNRDQKKVNLVHFNYLYPFLVDPVVKLMKDSNRNVIIENNKTSQLGKLLMLNTGTKINNRILKYNGRQFLPEEIISGIEQL